TAGGTTGTGGGGAAGACTGTGAAGGAGGGGTTGAGAATGGTTCCCTGGTATCTGGTATAGAAACTCATCTGGATGTGAATACAGGAACAGAGAGGGTGAGGAGTTTGGTTCTGGAATGTGGAATTTGCAGATTCCGACTATTAGAGGAAGGGGCAGGCAGGGATGCCTAGGGGACATTTATGTATTTGCTTCTGGAATTCAAGGGAGGTGCAGATGGGCGATGCCAGCCTGCTACCCAACCATGCCTTCCTTTTTACAGAATCACCGAAGATTCAGCTGTGACCACGTTTGAGGCTCTGAAGGCTCGGGTCAGAGAACTTGAACGGCAGCTGTCCCGTGGGGACCGTTACAAATGCCTCATCTGCATGGTGAGTAGAAAAGAACCTGAGGTGCCCTTGGTCAGGCTTCTGCGCCCTCTGGGGGATCTGGAGAGGGTCTCTGCACTGCTTTGGGCTCTTTGGAGGGTGGGCCTGCCTCAGAGTGACCCCTTCTCTGCCCTTGCCTCCCTAGGACTCGTACTCAATGCCCCTAACGTCCATCCAGTGTTGGCACGTGCACTGCGAGGAGTGCTGGCTGCGGACCCTGGTGAGGTGGCATGGGGGTCGGGGAGTGGGAAGCCGTTCCGGGCACTGCCCAGATATCTGTGCTTATACCTGAGCCTGCCTGGGGGAAGTGGGGAGCACAGGCAAGGGAGAACACAGCCAGGAGCCAGGATACCGACCTAGCTCGCTGCCTCTCCTCCCCCACTGCAGGTTTAGTGACTTCTCCCCCTCCAGGAGTTCACTgcactctcccttcccctccctggccCCCGAAGGCCCACTGCATCACACATACTGGTGAGGCCCCAGGTCAGGAGGCGGCTGGCTGTGGGTAAACAGGACCAGGGCCTgggcccctccccctcccattACTAAGCTCCTTCTGCTCCTGCCCCTGTTCTTCGCTCAGGAGCAGCCATTAAAATGTCGCCCGGAGACAGCAATAAAAGGCTCGGACGTGGGCTCTGTGTCCTGATCAAAGGCCGTGTGTAATCTTGTTAGGGCTGCGGCTGCCACAGCTGGACCCAGCCTTGTTCTCATTACCGGGGCTCCTGCTGCGGGGCTGGCCAGGCGGTTTGATCCTGGCGTCCCCCCAGCACGGGAGCGTGCCTGCCTGCTCATAGAAGCTGCCTATGCGTCCCCAGCCTGGGCTGACGGGACCAAGGTCCCAGCACACACTGGTGCAGAGAGACATGGCTTCAGGCCCAGGTGCTCACGTGCACACACGTGGCACATTGTGTAGACCAGAGCCCTCCCTGTTCTCCCTGCAGGGTGCCAAGAAGCTCTGCCCTCAGTGCAACACGATCACAGCACCCGGAGACCTGCGGAGGATCTACTTGTGAGCTATCTGCCCCAGGCAGGCCTCGCCTCCAGCAGCCCCACCTGCCCCCAGCCTCTGTGACAGTGACCGTCTCCCTTTGTACATACTTGCACACAGGTTCCCcatgtacatacatgcacatactcacacacatgtacacacacatgtacacacgcaggactctggagccagagtAGAGGCTGTGGCCCAGGCACTACCTGCTGGCTCCCACCTATGGTTTGGGGGCCATACCTGTTCCAACTCTGTTcccagggtggggaagggaggtgggggtggggggagtagTGGGGCACAGCTCCTGAGATCCAGCCCCCAGACTGACAGACGGACAGACATGCAGACACCAGACTGAAGCACATGTAATATAGACCGTGTATGTTTACAATGTTGTGTATAAATGGGACAACTCCTCGCCCTCTACCTGTCCCCTTCCCCTTTGGTTgtatgatttccttctttttttaagaacCCCTGGAAGCAGTGCCTCCTTCAGGGTTGGCTGGGGGCTCGGCCCATCCACCTCTGGGATacctgcctctccctctcctgTGGTGTCCCTTCCCTCTCCCATGTGCTCGGTGTTCAGTGGTGTATATTTCTTCTCCCAGACATGGGGCACATGCCCCAAGGGACATGATCCTCTCCTTAGTCTTAGCTCATGGGGCTCTTTATAAGGAGTTGGGGGTTAGAGGCAGGAGACGGGAACCGAGCTgaagcagaggctgagatgggggggCTGGAGGACAGTGCTCCTGGCCACCCAGCCTCTGCTGAGAACCACTCCCGGGATTAGAGCTGCCCTTCCTTCCCAGGGAAGAAAGTGTCTCCCCGACCCTCCCGTGGGCCCTATGGTGTGATGCTGTGTCTGTATATTCTATACAAAGGTACTTGTCCTTTCCCTTTGTAAACTACATTTGACATGGATTAAACCAGTATAAACAGTTgctgcctgtgtgtatgtgtgtggggaggtgggggagctgATGGGCAGAGGTGAGCAGTTAGGGGGTTAATTCCTGGTGGCAGGATGGGGGAAAGGACTTAGCTGTAGGTGTGTGACGCTGTGTAGGGTTGGTCGGCTCTGAGGCCCTGGAGCATTTGGCTTGgattgggggtggggctggggatcTGGGCTCCTGACTATTGATGGGTAGGAGCGCTAGGTTAATTCTTTATCGATGCAGAATCGTCAGCTCATTAATCACAGAAGAGGTCAGAGCTTGGGGGTATAGAGAGGATGCAAGGTCTATCCCCCAAGCTAGGGCAGGAGTGGCCATAAGCTTGGGTGCAAACACAAGCCCCAGGCCCCTATCCCTTTCTGATCCCCTGAAACATACCAGAGACCACAGTGGGATCACCATATCAGCCTCCCACGCTTTTGTTCCGTTCTCCAAAGGTATCCCTAGTGACCATCGTCCCTGTAGCTACTGCCTAGATCCTCAAATGGAAAGAATGGAAACTCTTATTATCCAAGATGGACCTTCAAGTCTCCCCGTGCTCAGAGAAGCAAGGCTGGGCTGCTAGCACTGGACAGATGGCACTTTGACCCCCACAGCTCCCCACTGCCAGTGAGGTAGCTCACCTTCCTAGAAGCCTCCTAGTCACATGCTCAAAGATACACGTAAGTCCTCACCCACAACAGAAAGCATTTGGAGAAAAACAGTCAAGGCCCCAGAGTAGCTTCCATGACTCCAGACTTGTTTTGACACCTTCTTGCACACCATGCCCATCTGCCCAAATCCCCACCCTTAGTTGCCCATTTTCTCTGGGATACCCTCAGTGAATTCCTCAGAATTGGGTCCAGTTGGCAGCTTCTGCCACCCCTTGGACCCATGAAGACAGACAAGTCCCCCCTTGGAGCCCAGCAAAGGCCCTTCACAGCCCCACGCCCAGCTTGATGAAACCCAATATCCTGAACACAGGGATCCTGGGAATGTCCATGGCCTCTGtcgagggagggaggtggagcaGCCCCAGCAATGGCTGAGGGTCTGGGAAAGAAACAGGTTTGGAAGAGTGGGTAGGTAAGGGCAacggagagagaaagaggagactCTTCATGCCCAGTTCCTATCAGGCCGACTTCTTTGACGTCTTTACTCTCCCATAGGCTTGGACTCAGTAGGTCCTTGATGGCTGGTTACCACCACCCTGGGGGCCATATGTCTCTGAAAGGGGCCATTAACCCCGAGCGAGGACATTCCGCTGAAGCCCACCCTGCTGTGGGAGCCTTGAGCTGTCTCATGGCATAGGCTGCACTGCCACCTGTTGGCCATGGCTAGGAATGCAGCCACACAGCATGGGAATCCCTGCCACCATAGTGGGGACTCACCAAGGACTGATGGGCTGCAGACAGAACGTGGCTCTGGCGACAGAGAATCCATCATCCCCGAGAATATCAGGGTTCAGCTCCCATCCAGAGCTTTTCTAACCACCTCCTTCACTGCCACCTAAGCACCTCGATTACCACGGTAAGCtctatcaacaaatatttattgaatacctactatgtgccaacaTTGTACAGCAGTGACTTCTGGAATGATAAATGATACTGAACTATAAGGCTGAATTCATCTCTCCTGCCTAGAGAGTTTCTAAATGGGTTTCCCTTCAAGGAGATGAGGAGTTTGCTATTTCAGCCCCAAATCCCCTTACCCTGGTCTCTAGGGCTTGGGAGTTAGGTTCTGGTCTTTAGGGCTTGGGAGTTAGCTCGTCCCACCTCCTGTTGGAATGCTGCTGCCTTCCTGCTCCCCACTCTGTCTGGCAACTTTCAGCTTACAACTTTCCCAGATCTGGCGGCTTCCAAGCAAAGTGTGGTGGAGCCGGCCAGGCCCCTAACCTCTGCATCCTTAGCTCCTTATCTGGCTCTACCTCAGAATCCCAGGCAGTGAGGACAGAGGAGCCTCTCTGAGTGAACTGCCAAGTGGGACCCATGTGGATGGTACTTTGCACTGTAGGGCTCTGCCCTGCTGGAGCAAAGGTCACAGCCCCTATCCCCAGcctgaccctaaccctaaccaagATACCTTCCCGCTGGCATTTCCCCACAAAGCTCACCTTCCTTTCAAGGAATCAAAACTCAATTCTGGCAacaggtacaaagtttcagttatacaaGATAATGAAGTTCTGAATTATGCAAGATACAAGATTATTCAGTTCTAGAAGTCTGCTGCGTATATCATCCCTTAAACTTTTTAAGTATTACACACACTTGAAATTTTGTTAAGAGAAGagatcttggccaggcatggtgactcatgcctgtagtcctagcactttgggaggctgaagtgagaggatcacttgagcctaggaggttgaggctgcagtgagccctgactgcaccactgcaccccagccaggatgacagagtgagaccctgtctcaaaaaaataaaaaatgaagaaaaagagagtagGTCTCCCGCCGCCCTTTGTCGCCCTTTACAGCCTGCATGCCACAGGAATCAGCAGCCTGACTGTGGCACTTGTCCAAACACAACTCACTGCAAGACTCCCCCAGACACATGCCCCAGCACTCCTGCACCTTAGTATTCTGTGGTAAGCAGACCACCAGCAGACAGAGGTCCCCAGGAGACGGGCCTATAGGAATTTTCTACTTAGGGGACCACGGAGTCCCAAAGGGCCACAGAGAGTTGAACCAGAAGAGGGCCCCACAGATGCAGGTGGTGGGGAGGTATCAGGCATTTATTTCTGGAGCAGAGGTGAGGTCGAGCAATGACCTCAGCAGTGGACACAGTTGCGCATGAAGTCGACACAGAGGCTCGTGTAGTAAGTAGGGTAGTCACGGAGGTGGCTGACATGTGCAGATGACACAAAGTCCACAGAGCGCACGAGGACCCGGCGTGCCAGGCGTGCCTCCACCATGCGTTCTACGTCTCTGGACTGGACTACTTCATCAGCCCTCGAGTAGAGGTAGAGCTCGGGCCAGCAAGAGCCCGCGTCCTGCAGCCTGTCATAGAAGTGGGTGTGGAAGAGGGCTGCGATGGGAGCAAGCAGGAAGTGGAACAAGACAACCACCAGGGCAAAGGCCACCAGCAGCAACAGGCGCAGCATGGCGGGCCAGTGCTCCAGGATGGCTGCCAGGGCCCGCAGAGCCCCTAGCAGGTTGCTGTCACCAGGAGCGCTGTCAAAGATGGTGCCCACCACACGCAGGTGGCAGAAGCGATGGGTCTGCAGGAGCTCCAGCACATAGCGGTATAGCATGACGCCAGCGTTGCTGAAGACATGGAAGAGCAGGGGCTCCTTCTCAATCTCATAATCAAAGAGCAGCTCGAGCAGCTTCTGGGCCAAAACACGAAGTGAAGGGATGCCCAGCGACTCGGAGAAGAAGACCATGTGCCACGGGGCTATGTATCGGATTACGATGCAGCCCTGGGGAGAGAGGCCCAGTCAGTCCTCACAGATGAGGTCAGGGTAGTGGGTTCAAGCTAAGGTCAGAGGGGCCCAGCAACCCCGGCCTGGAGGACACAGGCCATGGACCCCACAGAGTCAGCAATGCTGTAGGTCCTGCTTCAGCCTGAGCCCACCAGCTCGCCGCCCGCAGACACCGGTGCCTTCTGGGTGGGGAAAGTAGACTCAAGGCCCATTTTTTAACTAATTGCTTCATGCTAGCCAAGCCCTCTTGGCCTGGGGTGGTATTTGAGGCCCAGAGCCTGAGCATGCTCTGGAGACATCTGGgctgacctaagtctctttaCTCTGGTTCCCtcctttctgtgcctgccttTCCACCCTAAGACCTTGCACATTTGGGGCAGGGCCTCACTGCTTGGCTATCCCCTGCCCCAGCATCTCAGCTCTGCACTGTCCCTACCTCCCAGACACAAGTATACCCCCATGAGACCAGTACCGGAGACCTGGCCTGCAGGCCCCAGCCCTGACCACCAGAGGCCACTTCTGAGCCAGGCACACATCACTTCCATCACTGGTCACTGTGACCTTTCCTCCCTGCCAGGCCCCTAAAAATAAAGTCCATTCTCTCTGGATTCAGGGACCTGACACCCAAATGTCTCTGGTTCCCAGGCCTGGGACCACTCCTCATACTTGCCCTGAATTTCCAAATAACAGTAAACACTTGTTCCTTGAATTCTATAGTCTGGGCCCAAACTCCCTTAGGCTTCTGTGCTCCTCATGGCTGGGCCAAGAGTGCCACAATCTCCACACAGATCCCCTTCTAGGTCAGTCAGaagagtcaccgtgcctggctcctaATCCCCTCTCATTCTCCTGTTCCAGAGGCAAAGGGCCCTTTGTTGGGACAATGTGACTTGAGAGAGTGCTGGGGTCAGACAGGTCCGAGTTCAACTGACACCACTACGTATCAACAGTAAGAACAAGGAACAGTTTACTTCTCTCTGAGTCTGGATCCCCATCTTTAAGGTTATGGTGAAATTGGGATAGCACCCACCTCATAAGGTTATGGGTAAAATTAGATGGGAAAAAATGTGTCTCAAGTGACTAAAGCAACACCTGGCACAAAGTAAACTCTCAACCAATAGCAGCAGTAATTAGTGACGTGGGAGTAACTAGGAGAAAATCGTTTGGGCACAGTAGTTTAATGAGCCATGGCCAAACAGGGATGGTCAGCAGAGGTACCTTGCCATCAGCCCCCTGACTTCCTAGTCCTGGACTGCCTAAGTGTCCCTCCCAAGACTCTGAAGAGGGGGCTGCTTAAGACCACCCACATTCTCCCAAATGCTCAAATCCAACAGAGGCCTTTCGCTCCCCATTGTATGTTTCTCCCTGGGAGCATCTGGAATCGCACACTCCTAGAAATATTACCTTGCAGCCCAGTCTCTTCAATAAGTCAGTTAACATGAAAAAGGGGGCTGTTCTACAGCccggacaacacagtgagacccccatctctaaaaaagaaagaaaaaaaaaaaaaaagaccgggtgctgtggttcatgcctgtaatcccagcactttgggaggctgaggcaggcagatcgcctgaggttgggagttcaagatcaacctgaccaacatggagaaatcccatctctactaaaaatacaaaattagcagggcatggtggcacatgcctgtaattccagctactcgggagactgaggcaggggaatcgcttgaacccaggaggttgtggtgagccaagatcgcgccactgcacttcagcctgggcaacaaaagagaaactctgcctcaaaaaaagaaaaaagaaatggtggggcacagtggctcatgcctgtaatcccaacactttgggaggccaaggtgggcagatcacaaggtcaggagttcaagaccagcctgaccaatatagagaaatcccatctctactaaaaatacaaaattagctggacatggtggaacatgcctgtaattccagttgcttggaaggctgaggcatgagaactgcttaaacccaggagctggaggttggagtaagccaagctcatgccactgcactccagcctgggcgacaaagcaaaactacatctcaaaaagaaaaaaattagcttggcatggtgggacatgcctgcagtcccagatactcgggaggctggaggcaggaagattgcttgagcctgagttgaggctgcagtgagctatgattgcaccactgtactccagcctgggtgacagggcaagagcCTGAATCTAAAAGCGGGTGGGGAGGAGAACAGTTCTAGATTTAAAAGAGCctttggagtacagtggtgcaattatagcctTAAGGAACGAAATAGATGCAATGTGTGATCTGAGATTGGATCCTGGTTTGGGCACATCTGCTGTAAAGAATGCTTTGGGGACAATTATGGAATCTGAATCTGGACTGGAAACTAATGAGATGAACCTCCCTATCCCTGTGCCCATGCCCAATCTCTCATTAAACCACCATTCTACCTCCTGACAAGCTCCTCCATCCATCATCTTCCCTCTACTACCACCCTCAGCTCCAAGGTCCCGACTACCCTTTGTCCCTGGATCATGGCAAGCCCCTCTGAACTCACTTCTGGcttccagccccagccctccaATCCCTCCCCCACTCTACAGCAAgggacttttgtttgtttgttttgagacagggtctcactttgttgcctgggctggagtgcagtggtgcgatctcggctcaatgcaaccaacctccacctcccaggttcaagcgatcctaccacctcagcctccctggtagctgggactacaggtgtgcgccaccacgcccggctaatttttgtatttttggtagagatggcgtttcaccatgttggccaggctggtgtcgaactcctgacctcaagtgatccacccgcctcagccttccaaagtgctgggattacaggcgtgagccgccatgtcCGGCCAAGAGGGACTTTCTGACTCACAAAATAACATCATATCCCTGCTTAAATCTCCTGAGGGCTGACCCCCTCCAAGCCCCACCTCTCACCAGGTGCCTGTACCTTCATTCTTTGTCCCAGCCACACTTGACTATTCCTGGTCCCCTGCCTGGCCTCAGGGATCTCAGGCTAATGAAGAAGTCAGACAAGCCGAGTCCAGTGAGTTAACTGGCCGCAGAGTGAGGCTGTCTATAAAAGGCGACACCAGAGCCCCAGCCTCGGAAACGGGAGAGGCTTCAAGCTCAGAACTACATTTTCTCCCTAATCCCTCTCCCATTCCAGGGCCACCCACACCTCAGGCAGGCAGGAAGTAGACCTGGGTGAGTGGAGGGACGCCGAAGGGAAGGGAGCTCAGCTGGCCTTTCTTCCACGTGCCCCCTGCTCCTCAGTCCAGGGCTTCCAGCTGGCAGCTGCAGCTTTCTGCACCAGGACCCCTGCAGGAGGCTGCCTCGGGGAGAGATCTGGGCTGAGGAGGAGAGGGTGGAGTTGGAGGCCCAAGAGGTGAGAGAAGCTTCCAAAATATAACCAGGTCCTGCTAAGACCCTCTCCTTAGCAGTTACCAGTTACCACAGCCTCCGCATCCAACTCTTGTTTGGACGAAAAGCAGCACAGATCTTTTCCGAGAGGCCCTGCTAGTCTGGGAATGTGAAAGGTGCCATGGGCAGTGGTAACACAGAAACTCACCTGGTGAGAAAGGAGGTCCCAGGAGTACAAGCTATGCCCAGACACCCGGTCCCGGCTCCTGCTGCCCACAGAGGCACCGGCCGGTTAACAGGGACTGGAGCCTGGGCCAACTCCACAACTAGGGGCCACATCAAGACTGGGCCACCCACTGTGGGAtgcagaagggaggaaggggaagccaTCAGGAGACTAAAGGGCCTAGACCAGGCCACAAAACTGGcagcaaaatggggataatcccACCAAGTCCCTATGACCCCATGCCTTCCTCacaggctctttttttctttttttgagacatagtctctctctgttgcccaggctggagtgcaatggtccaattttggctcactgcaacctccatctccctggctcaagtgattctcctgcctcagcctcccaagtggctgagattacaggtatgtgccatcatgcccagctaatttttgtttttttttttttttttttttttttgagacggagtttcgctctggttacccaggctggagtgcaatggcatgatctcggctcaccgcaacctccgcctcctgggttcaggcaattctcctgcctcagcctgctaattttttatatttttagtagagatggggtttcaccatgttga
Above is a window of Saimiri boliviensis isolate mSaiBol1 chromosome 11, mSaiBol1.pri, whole genome shotgun sequence DNA encoding:
- the TMEM53 gene encoding transmembrane protein 53; translation: MASAELDYTIEIPDQPCWSQKNSPSPGGKEAETQQPVVILLGWGGCKDKNLAKYSAIYHKRGCIVIRYIAPWHMVFFSESLGIPSLRVLAQKLLELLFDYEIEKEPLLFHVFSNAGVMLYRYVLELLQTHRFCHLRVVGTIFDSAPGDSNLLGALRALAAILEHWPAMLRLLLLVAFALVVVLFHFLLAPIAALFHTHFYDRLQDAGSCWPELYLYSRADEVVQSRDVERMVEARLARRVLVRSVDFVSSAHVSHLRDYPTYYTSLCVDFMRNCVHC